The Coffea arabica cultivar ET-39 chromosome 8e, Coffea Arabica ET-39 HiFi, whole genome shotgun sequence genome window below encodes:
- the LOC113703003 gene encoding gibberellin 3-beta-dioxygenase 1 gives MGTVSGAYKDVPMRLKHVIPLDFESTKVVPESHIWPETENFPLSDRVLPSDDDEKSKSWIPVIDLMAPNVVELIGHACETWGIFHLTNHGIPSSLIHDVESQARRLFSLPTEQKLKALRSADGATGYGAARMVPFLTKYLWHEGFLIAGSPIEHASVLWPHDHKTFCDVMETYQKMMNSLAHQLLLLMLKWLEVSEDELNWKLSMSQDALLLNSFPACPDPKSTIGLAPHTDSLLITILHQSQEGLQIFRDGFGWVTVSPIEGALVVNFGNLMDILSNGKFSGILHRAFVNQIRHRISVAYFCYPPIDSQVAPFAKSECPIYSSLTVKEYLEIRAKHMEDALSVIKIK, from the exons ATGGGTACAGTTTCAGGAGCATACAAAGATGTTCCTATGCGTCTCAAACATGTTATTCCTCTGGATTTTGAGTCCACAAAAGTGGTTCCAGAATCACATATATGGCCAGAAACAGAAAATTTTCCATTATCTGATCGTGTTCTCCCCTCTGATGatgatgaaaaatcaaaatcatggaTCCCTGTCATTGATCTCATGGCTCCCAATGTAGTGGAACTCATTGGCCATGCATGTGAAACATGGGGAATTTTTCATCTCACCAACCATGGTATTCCCTCCAGCCTTATTCATGATGTTGAGTCCCAGGCTAGAAGACTCTTTTCTCTTCCAACCGAGCAAAAGCTGAAGGCCTTACGATCGGCCGACGGAGCCACCGGCTACGGTGCTGCCCGGATGGTACCGTTTTTGACCAAATATTTGTGGCATGAAGGGTTCCTTATTGCAGGTTCTCCTATTGAGCACGCTAGTGTACTTTGGCCCCATGACCACAAAACTTTTTG TGATGTGATGGAAACTTATCAAAAGATGATGAATTCCTTGGCACACCAACTCTTGCTTCTGATGTTGAAGTGGCTAGAAGTCTCTGAAGATGAACTGAACTGGAAACTATCAATGTCCCAAGATGCATTGTTACTCAATTCCTTTCCAGCCTGCCCAGATCCCAAAAGTACCATTGGTTTAGCCCCTCACACAGATTCATTGCTCATTACCATTCTTCATCAAAGTCAAGAGGGTTTGCAGATTTTTCGCGACGGATTCGGATGGGTGACAGTTTCACCCATTGAAGGAGCTCTTGTGGTCAATTTTGGTAATCTTATGGATATATTGTCAAATGGCAAGTTCTCTGGCATTCTGCATCGTGCTTTTGTCAACCAGATTAGGCACAGGATTTCTGTTGCCTACTTCTGCTATCCTCCAATTGATTCCCAGGTTGCACCATTTGCTAAGTCTGAATGTCCCATTTATAGTTCTTTAACAGTGAAGGAATATCTTGAAATCAGGGCCAAGCATATGGAGGATGCACTTTCTGTGatcaaaataaaatga